ATGAAGGACGTTCGCTTCCAGCTCCCGCTGGATGTCTTCAACGCAGTTGAGCGGTGGTCCCAGCGTGATGGGATGGAGCCTGCTGACCTCCTGCGCCAGGCCATTAGCTACGTGATGAAGCCCGAGCTCAGGAAGATCCGCGCTGAGGCCCGTGCGCTGAAGGTTTCGAGGAAGGGCCAGGCTCCGGTTCCGGAAATGGCTGGCGGCAATGTCTAGGGCCCTGGATGAATTTCTCTTCTGGTGGGATGCGACAGAGCGCAGGCTCGGGTTCAGTTCGGCTCCTCTGGTCGGCGCCATGGTCAGGGTGGTTCGGTGGCCCTTCGGGCTCCTTTCAACCTCTGGAAAGCGCCGGGCGGCCGGGACAGTTGTTCTCATGCTGGCCAGCGGTGTCGTGAGCCCTTCTCAGATGGCTGTTGTGGACGCGGCCAGCATTCAGACGCAGAAGCTTCTGACGGAGCTGAAGAGGCAGCAGGACCAGGTCAGCCAGCTCTGGAAGGAGGGGAAGGACAACACCAGGTTCCTCACTGACCTGCTGCAGGTCTACCGGACCATCAAGCTCGCGAAGGCCCAATACGAGGCCATCGCCAATTTCAACCTGATGAACAACATCAACGTCGTGGACATCCTGCCCGTCGTGCCGCTACCTGACGGATTTCTTTACGGTGACAGCGAGCAGGTTCCTCAGACCTTCCGCTACACCGACGGAAACGGGCAGGAGCAGGAGGGCAAGGTTCAGAGGAGTCTTGCCCTGCGGTTCACCTCTAAGCAGGGCGGGGTGGCCTCGACCTTCCAGGATTGGGCGAAATTCAAACCGAACTTGAAGATCGACCTGTCCCAGATCGCGAACCAGCTCTCGAACATCGATTTCGACGCCGCCGAGATGACGCAGTTTGTGGATGGGACTGGCCACCCCCTGGCAGAGGCCTACAGAGCCCTCGGCCCTGCCGAGCGCCTTGGCAAGATCACCACCTTCTATAACGGCCTCCTGAGCGAGGTTCAGAACTGGAAGTACACCTTCCAACAGGAACGGGCAGCCCAGGCCCTTCTGGATCACGATGCCCAGGCCATGCTGCAGGACTACGAGGGAAGCGTTCTGCTGTGCCGGAAGGAACTGCGGCGCGAAGCGGAGCGCCAGCTGCAGGACAGGCAGATGACGTACGACCAGCTCAAGCTCGAACCACCTCCGGGAAACCCCATGGCCGAGTTCTGGCAAGCAAAGCAGCAGAGCTTCGAGCGCGACGTGAATCGGCGACGGATCTTCCTGGAAGGAATCACGCAGAAGAAGCGGACCCAGTTGGACCAGCTGATGCTGGCATTCAACGCCCTGAAGGCTGGGCACAGCGGCACGCAGTCAGCAATGGAGGCCCTGAAGATCCTGGAGTCCGCCCAGGCGGCCATGAGCTCGGCTGAGCAGAATTTCCAGAAACAGCGCCAGGACCTGCTTACCAGATACGGCATGGAGTTCAAGAAGGGTGGGGACTTCGAAGAGCTCCAGTCAATCCAAATGAATGACCAGGCGTGGAAGCAGTACCAGGCGATGCGGGATGCCCGGGACACGGCCGTGAATAAGGCCAGGGCGGACATGGACGGCGCAATTGCCAGGATCACCTATCTGAAGGGAATTGAAGGCGCTGGCAAGGCCTTCGACGCCCTGCAGGAGGATCTGGGGAAGAACCTCCTGAATCACTATCTCGATGCTGACGGGATGAACCTCAGTGGGAGCCTTGCGCAGATCCGCGGGATCCAGAACAACATGACCCAGGCCATCGCCAAAATTGATGCCGATGAGCAACGGGACGCCATGACCATTTCCCGCGGGGCGATCGACAAGCTGGACTCCGTCGTCGACAAATACCTGAACACGTTCGTCTGGACGGAGGACAAGAACGGGAACAGCCATCTCACTCGTGGGGGGCTTCCCGTTTACCTGGTGACACGGGTTCTTGGGACCTATTTCCAGGCCATGAAGAGGGCGTTCGGAAGCTCGAACGTCGCCGACATCATGATGCCCGACGACACAGACGCCAGGAAGAAGGCCGACCAGGAGTATCGGGCCTTTCTCAACAGCATGTTCAAGATTCGGGGGTGAGGCATGGGACCTGGACCAATTACACAAATCATTGCCACCGTCAGCGACATCTTCTCTGGTCTAGCTGGGAAGGGCTGGGTCTACAATTCTGCGTCTCTGACAGCCATGTCGTTCATGTTCACAATCCTGAGCGTGGTGATCGTCAGCTGTTCGTTTTACATCCAAATCCTGAAGCACAACAAAGTCACCTCCGCAGACGAAAGGATCAACAGCTTCAAAGATGCATGCCTCTATTTTGGTGCCCGTCTTTTCTTCATTCCATTGATCGTCGGGGCTCCGGCGTTGCCCCTGGTCGCAAAATCAATCGCCGACAATTTCAGCGTCTGGGGGTCGTCTCAGGCAGTGGCTGTTCAAGTCGCCGGGGTGGGAGATTCGCTTCTAGCCAAGCTCTCGCGGTTGGATCGGATGAGCATTCATCCCGATACAGACCCCACCGGAATGGACCCAGGCGCCCTGAAGGATGCCGGGGTGGACGCAGAAAAGGCGGCAAAGGTTCGGGCCGCCAGGCTGGAGGCCGCTGCGAAGACGGAAAAATTCACCCAAGAACTGGACCAGGCCCAGAATCCCCGGGCTAGACAAGCTGCTCAAGCACGCCTTGATGAGGCTAGGAAGGCTCAGGACCAGATCGAAGGGCAGGTGGACCAGCTGCTCAATCAGTACAACGTGTGGGCAAAGAAGAAGCAAGCCACCGTTTACAACGCCGAGACCTTTAAGCGTGCCATCGAGAAGTTGGTCAGCAACTACAACGAGGTGCACGGAGGCTCAGGGTTGGATGGTGGGACCTTCTATGGAGCGAGCGGCACCCTGCAGACCAAGGACGGGCAAACCGTCGCCGTCCTCGGGAACCTTGATCCGAACGCCATCCAGGCCGTGGTGGACGAGCGAAACGGGAACGTCATCGCCCGGGGGGAAGACATTGCTAGGGCCCTGATGGAGGTAGAAAAGGAACGGACAAAGGAAGACAAGATCGGGGTCTGGGGTGCGACAAAGCTCTTGGCAGAGTTCGTTGGGAGCGCTGGATTCTATCTCAGCATTGCCCCTGCCGTGCTTGGGATTGGCGCTGGCAGCCTGGCGACGTTGAAGGCGGCCTTCGGCCTTCTCCAGTTCGGCGCGAAGGTGTCGATCATGGTCAATCTCGGGCTAAGTATCGCGGTGATATTCAGCAGTTTCTTCGTGCTCTTGCTGATGTTCCGGAAGACCGAGCAGTTTGGCTTCACCTTCTTCCGCTTCCTCATGAGCGTGATCCTCACCTGCTTTGGCATTCACTTCGTGATGGGAACGGTGGGTATGACGGTCGCCCATTCTTCGTACGGCCTGGTGGCCACCTGCAATTCACTTCTCGTGAAGGCCGGATTCCTGGGGAAGAACGGATCCATGGAGCTCTTCAAGATCAGTTGTGGAGCGGGTCTGGCCGCCTTTGCTGTGGGGATGATGGTCGATTTCATCGTCGAGCTCTGCAAGTCAGCAGGCCAGGTTGCGCAAGGTGTCCTCAACGGAAGCTTCAATCCATAGGGGGGTGGGATGCCTGCAAATCGAGCATGGATAAGGAACCCCAGCCAAAAGCTGCTCAAGCTGGTTCTGATGCGGCACGGGAGCTGCTCTGCCGCCATCGAGGCACTTGAGAGTCACGGGGACGATGCCTTTGGACCGCTGCCGGATGACCTGGCCGTGGTCCGGGCTTTTGGTGTGAAAGGCTGGCTTCCGATCATCCAAGACGTCTACCAGGGGCTGGGAATGGTTCTGTCGTGGACTTGGTGGGGAGCCGAGCCCACGAGGCCTTCTTGGGCCCTTCCTGGCGCACGGCGCCTGTGTCCAGCCTGTGGGGGGGCGCTGCCCCCGGCGCCTGGCGGCGCCTCCCCCGGGATTTAACGCATGGAGGCCAAAGCTGATGAGGAAAGGGGAAGAAGGATGAAAGAAGAGGCATCAGAGGGTTGGATCGATCGCCATGGGAGGCTCCTGGCGGCAGAGGCCCTGAAGACCTATCGGAATCCCGAAGACGCAATGGTGGCGGTTCAACGGCCCGGCGAGATTCGGTGGCTGTGGGCGGATACCGGTCAACCGCGCATGCCTTCTCACTTGGAGGATGGTGCGATGACGCCATTTCTGATGTCGGACATCATGAGGAGGCTCGAAGCTGAGCGCCAGGTGCAGGTACCATCTCGTTTGGAGGCCTCTTCTTCACGAACTTGCGAAGCTAAAGCCCGGTTGGAAGAGATTGCAGCCCTGACGCTTTCCTGGTGGTGTATGGACGCTGGCGAGCGGGCGGAACGCGCCTCGGCCGTGATGAAGGAAGTTCAGGCGCTGGCTGCGGTCGGGAGTGGGCCATGACCTACGTGGCCCGCAGATTGCTCTGGATCGTGGTCGCCGCTCTTGTCGGGTGTGTCGTGCGCTGGGGCTTTTGGCAATCAGTCCGGCACACCAGCCCTCATCCTCGCAATGTCCATCAACCCCGAGAATAGTTATGGTTTCACGCTGCATGCACCCCTGCATCTGCACCTACTGCTATGAGCAGCTTTCCGAAAGCGCTGTCAGAGTCGGCCGTGATTGGGTTTGTCCGGGCTGCGTGGCGTTCGCCAAGATCGCCCAACCCGATTGGGTCGTTTGCGTTTCTACGAAGGGGCATCGAGGTCAGCTGTCGAGTAGCAAGAGGTATCAGGTCCTTAATCGCGGGATGCTGCGCAAACCCGGCGATCCGATTCTCCTCGTTCTCGATGATCGAGGCGTCGTGAACTCATTCCCTGGGCTTTGTTTTACGCCGTGCGACCCGCCGGAGGATCCAGGGCCGTTGAATGTCACCCTGAGCGCTGGCTTGTGAAGGCTCAACGAGAAGGGGCCGGGTTTCCCCGGCCCCTCGAAGCGTGTGTCAGCTTCGGCCCCGGATCGGCGCTCGGGTCGCATCCCTGCGTTGCCCTATCCTCCGTCCGGATATCTCAGTTTAGTTCTGCATCCGTTCTTCTGCCAGGTAGCTTTGGCCTTCATGCGGGAAATCCCCGCAGGCCCCTGGGGGCCGAGGACAGGGCCGTCAGGCCCGGGGGCGTTCTTTGAGCGCGATCAAGATGGAATTGATTAGGCCCTTGGAGTCGCGCTTGTCCGAGGGAATGGTTCCGATGAAGGTGGTGCTTTGACTCATGAAGATGCCGTAAGGATGCAGGTTCAGCTGAAGAGTGAATGTGGTCAAACCGTTCTGGGTGCGCGGTTCGGAAGGCTTGAGGGAAACGACGAGCATCCGGACAATGGCGCTGTTCTTGGCTCCCCCGATGCTCCGAAGTTCCACCTGCTTCATGAGGCTCTTCAATGCCTCCGAGGACTTGGGGCGAAAGAGGAGCGCGGGACGAAGGCCGAACTGACCGAGGCTGGGGTTGCTGGGGAAGCTCCGGAACTTGAATTGAGCGAACTGGAGCTCCTCCCAGGTCATCGGGACCAGACCGAGATGGTCCAAGGCTTCAAGAACCTTGTCTTCCTTCATCCAGGCATCCAGGGCCTTCTCGGGGATGTCGATTTTGGCGCGGCCACCAATGAGAACGCTTTCCGCCTCCAGGAGTTCAGAATCATTGGAGGTGTCGTTGGAGATCTCCTGAGAGGACTCCATGGAGACGCTGAAGAGCTTGAGATTCTTCTCTATTTGGGCCAGGTGGGCTTTGGCTGCAGGCGAGAGCTGCGCGGGCTTCCCGGGGTTTGGACGTTCAGCCGCAGCCAGCACCCAACTGGCGGCGAGGAAGAGAGCGATGAGGGAATGGCGCATGATGGCCTCCTATGTCAAAAGTGGCAAAAGTGTCAATCCGCAGTTTCTGTGGATTCGATGCACCTGATTGAGGTGTTCAACTTCGTGGGAGAACAGGTTTGGGGTTTGAACATTTCTGGAGGCACCCTCCCTTCGCCTGCGGTTCTTGGGCCTCGATTAACAATATAGGCAAAAGTGGCAAAAGTGTCAATACTGGCATAACTGAATTTTTGACCGTAGGAGGCCCTTGTGGGAGCTCGCTTTATTCGAGATGAGAAGGTTTGGCTTCAGGCACTACAGCCTGGAGACGTGGTTCAGCGCCTCATTGGCACGACTGCTTGTCCAATGAGGCTGAAGGTAACGGCTGTCACGGAAACGAGAATTTACTGCGGAGATTGGGAGTTTGATCGAGACACTGGCTGGGAGATAGATGAAGACCTTGGTTGGGGACCGAGTGGATCTGGAACTCGGATTGGTCCGTTCTAGCAAGGATCTACGAGCTGTGAGCCTGGCCCGACCTCGCGAGCGAGGCCGGGGGCATCACCCCCGGCCTGCGTCCCCATCCTGGTCGCAGGAGACCGCAGCACAAGGGATCCCGGAGCCCGGACCGCGAAGCGGGTAGGGGGAGGACAGCCCTTGTGCGAAGGGACCGCCGGAGGCGGCGAGACGGAGTGACGAGGGCGGTAGGGTTCCCTGCGCGCGGAAGCGCGTAGGGCCGCCGTGGGAGTGGAGCGAGTCCGAGGCCTATCCACGGAGGGCCGGGCGTGTTGAATCGGCGCCCCAGGTGAAAAAATGAGCGCTGGGATCGTGGCGTTTTCCCTACTCGGCCTAATGGAGTGGCTGCGACTTCTGATTTCTGGTTCACGGAAAGATGGCGATTCGTCAAAAATTCGCTATACTGATAGAATTATCTATGTGCTTGCTTAGCTCAAATGCTCAAAAGCTCAAATGCACCTCGGCCAACATCAGCTCTTGCCAAGAAGTTGGAGGCGTCTGTGACACCATCGCGTGCTTCGGGTACACTCTTTATTGGCCAAGCAGGACTTAGAGGAGGGCGGCGATCGTGAACAGTGTCCCCTTTCGGAGGGCCCTCCAGGCGAGCGGCTACCTCTCAGAGGATGGGACGCCTGTCCCCGGCCTGGAAACTCAAGGCGGGCACTCAACTCTGCGGGTGCGACCTATTTTTGCAAACAAGCAAATTGGTTTGTGTGCAGATGCCATATTTACTGCGCAAGGCACACCGATAGCCATCTTCAAAGATGCAGGGTGGAGTGAACCGTCAATAGAAGAAATAACTCGATGGCATGAAATTGCTTGGAATATTGGGTTAGCCCCACTTTTGTGGATTATTACCCCGACTGAAATCCGACTTCACAATTGTTTTGCCACTCCTTCAAGCACTGACGGAGACGGCCACGCCTCCTCCGCTGTTGATAGATTTTTGTTGAAAGAGGAGTCTGATCTCCAACGATTAAATGCAGCGTGTGGAAGGATTGCTACTGAAACAGGTGCCTTCTGGTCGAGCGAAATTGGAAAGAAAATTGACCGGCAGTATCGTGTCGATCAAGAGCTACTTGGTGAAATTAGTGCTTTGGAAGAGCGTCTAACAGCATTGGCTCCTGCGAACGGAACTCCGCACGAGAATATTGCAAGAGAAAAGCACGTCTCGCGAGAATTTGCGCAGCGATTGATTGGCAGATGTATTTTCTTCTCATACCTGCTCGATCGACAAATTGCTCAGCCATTTTTACCAACAAATATTTCTTCTAATATTTCTGAGTCTTTCGAGACTGTAGAAAGTGCTTTTGCTTTATTCCGATGGCTGCGTGAAACCTTTAACGGTGATCTCTTCCCAATGGATGATCCTGGGGCAGAGCAGGAGAGGCTTGGGCAGGCTCATTTGATTTTGCTTCGGGACTTTGTGGAAGGGCAAAGCCTCATCCCGAAGAACTGCGGTAAGAGAAGGCTTTTCCGCTTTCAATTTAATGCGATACCGGTTGACCTGATTAGTTCGATATATCAGCAATTTGCAAGGTCAAGTAGTGAGGTCGAAGCTGCTAGCCAAGGGTTACATTACACCCCGGTGGAGTTGGTGCATCTCACCCTTGATCCGGTTTTTGAGGGCCTTGCTTCCACTGCGAGAGTAATCGATCCAACCTGTGGTTCTGGGGCTTTTCTCGTTGAGGCCTTTCGTAGGCTCGTTTGGAAGGGGGCCCCTAATGGAAGACCATCTAGATCATTGATTCGTAAAATTCTTTATGAACAGTTGTTTGGCATTGATATAAATAAATCTGCACTGGGCATCGCGGCGTTTAGTCTTTATTTGGCTGCAATGGAGCTTGATGAAGACCCTGTATTAGAAATTACAGACTTAAAATTTCATCGCCTTATTGGTTCCACGCTCCACGAGGCGGATACATTAAGCGAAGTATTGCCAGAGCAGATTAATCAAATAGAATTTGACGCAGTTGTGGGAAATCCTCCCTGGACTTTCGTTCGACGTGAGGGATTGCGAACCCGGTCCAACAGTGAAAGGCGGCCACGCAGAAGCCCTGATCATGGCTTCTTGAAGGTTGCCTCGCGGTTTGCTTGCGAAAATGGGCGGATCGGGATGGTGATGAAAGCCTCTCCGTTCTTCTCCAAGGATGAGCATGCCGTAGCCTCAAGAATGGAGTTGCTCCAGAATTTGGCACCTGTCGCGTTAGTGAATTTGTCTCAGTTGCGTAAAGAAAAATTGTTTCCAGATGCTGACGGACCCGCTCTTCTTTTCTTCTCGCGCTGCAAATTGATTCCGAACCGGGAAAAATTGCTTGTTGGTTCTATTCCTTGGTCTCCAGATTTCAGGCGAACCGGCATCTTCCAGGTTGGACCTGGAGATCTCCGAAGTATTTCTCTCGATCGGGTGGCCAAAAACCCAGCCATGCTGAAGGCTGCAACCTTTGGAACGGTGCGAGATAGCTGGTTAATTGAGAGGCTTGAATGTGAATTCCCGACCCTTGAATCTGTTCTGAACGACCTTGAAATTCGTCCAAGTTTCAATCGAGGGCAGGGATTTCAGGTTGTAGGGGATGAGAATTCCCCTCCAGACTTGTTCTATAAGCTTCCCATGCTCATGCCCGATGAGTTTGTCCCCTTGCGGATAAATAGAAGGGCATTGCCAGATTTTGAGTACGAATTCCTACATAGGACCCGGGACGAGGGAATTTATAAAGGACCACTTTTAATTTGCCCCAAGGCTTGCTTCTCCTCCGCGCTTGAACCTGGTAGGTATTCGTCCACGTATTATGCCCGTGGGGTCGTATATTCTGAAAGCTTTTATGGTATTTCGTTCGCCGGAAAGGATCAGAGATTTGCCCGTGTGCTAAATGCGATTATGAATTCGAGTGTAACCGCTTTTCAATTTGCCTTTGGAGGTGGTGTTTGGGGATTGGAACGACCTACAGTCGAACCTAAGGATTTGCTAGCACTTCGAATCCCGAGGCTCATGGATCTAAGTGATTCTCAGATTGACGAGGTTTTATCAATTGAAGAGATGATCTCGCGAGATCCTTCGAATCGGTCGTTGTTGGTTAAACTAGATGAGGCTGTTTCGAATTTATTTGATTTGAATTTGGATGAGAGAATTGTTGTTCAAGATAGCGTTTCACGCGCAGGGATGCTCATTTTTGATGGACGAAGTCAGCGTCTAAAGTATACAGAGCTTCCCTCGCAAGATCTGCTAAAGTCATATGCCGAGACAGTCGTAACAACCGTTAATAGATATCTTAAGGCCCGTGGGAAACGACATCTCGAAGCGGTTATCTATCCTCACCCACCGCCTCGGCCAAGTTTTTCCAGGTCAGAATCCCCCATGTCTGTCGTTTCATTCTCGATGGAGGCTGGTTCTCCAGGGGACCACGAGCTGATTGGGATAAGCGCTATCTCTGGAAACGACTTGGTTCGAAGGTTACTTTCTGGGGCAGAAAATCCGAACGTCCCACCATACTTAAATGAAAGAAAACATGTTCGAATCTACGCTGGGCCTGCGTTGTTTATCCTTAAGCCTGCTGAGATTCGTTACTGGACAGATGTTTATGCCCTAAACGATGCTGACATGATTTTGGCAGATCATTGGGTTAAGGGAAAGTCATGCTGACTTCTGCAGATTTTCCTTATGGTCAACCATCTCTAGATCTCGGAGAGGATGAAATATTCACAGTTGCCAAATTGATTGTGGATGCAGCAAGAGTAGTCCGACCGAGTGTGCCCCCTGGCGACTATGAAGTTCCCATTAATATCCGAATGCGAAAGGCATTGCGAAAGGTCAAGCGAGATATTGGTTTGAATAATATAGAAATTCACG
This sequence is a window from Geothrix sp. PMB-07. Protein-coding genes within it:
- a CDS encoding class I SAM-dependent DNA methyltransferase, with product MNSVPFRRALQASGYLSEDGTPVPGLETQGGHSTLRVRPIFANKQIGLCADAIFTAQGTPIAIFKDAGWSEPSIEEITRWHEIAWNIGLAPLLWIITPTEIRLHNCFATPSSTDGDGHASSAVDRFLLKEESDLQRLNAACGRIATETGAFWSSEIGKKIDRQYRVDQELLGEISALEERLTALAPANGTPHENIAREKHVSREFAQRLIGRCIFFSYLLDRQIAQPFLPTNISSNISESFETVESAFALFRWLRETFNGDLFPMDDPGAEQERLGQAHLILLRDFVEGQSLIPKNCGKRRLFRFQFNAIPVDLISSIYQQFARSSSEVEAASQGLHYTPVELVHLTLDPVFEGLASTARVIDPTCGSGAFLVEAFRRLVWKGAPNGRPSRSLIRKILYEQLFGIDINKSALGIAAFSLYLAAMELDEDPVLEITDLKFHRLIGSTLHEADTLSEVLPEQINQIEFDAVVGNPPWTFVRREGLRTRSNSERRPRRSPDHGFLKVASRFACENGRIGMVMKASPFFSKDEHAVASRMELLQNLAPVALVNLSQLRKEKLFPDADGPALLFFSRCKLIPNREKLLVGSIPWSPDFRRTGIFQVGPGDLRSISLDRVAKNPAMLKAATFGTVRDSWLIERLECEFPTLESVLNDLEIRPSFNRGQGFQVVGDENSPPDLFYKLPMLMPDEFVPLRINRRALPDFEYEFLHRTRDEGIYKGPLLICPKACFSSALEPGRYSSTYYARGVVYSESFYGISFAGKDQRFARVLNAIMNSSVTAFQFAFGGGVWGLERPTVEPKDLLALRIPRLMDLSDSQIDEVLSIEEMISRDPSNRSLLVKLDEAVSNLFDLNLDERIVVQDSVSRAGMLIFDGRSQRLKYTELPSQDLLKSYAETVVTTVNRYLKARGKRHLEAVIYPHPPPRPSFSRSESPMSVVSFSMEAGSPGDHELIGISAISGNDLVRRLLSGAENPNVPPYLNERKHVRIYAGPALFILKPAEIRYWTDVYALNDADMILADHWVKGKSC